The window GCTCCTTCCTACTGCCGGGAGATTGTTTTAATGTTATCGAAGATTCTTTGATTGAAAATCCTTCGTACGAGAAATCGCATGATGGAAAGctactaatatatatttctttgtcataTTCGATAACAAGGATACCAATTACATAATTTCTTGccaaatataacaaaatacaaaatccaTGTATGGAAattacatataatacaaataaaatattacaGGTCTTATTCAACAAGCATAAAAGAGCTATTGGTGTGCAGTACGCTTACAGAGGAAGAGTgagtatttaattatatttaaaaaggcAAAATGTAATGGTATTTTGAACACAAAAAGGATGTGCATAGATTCGGACCCATATCTAGTATAAAATGAAAGTATATTTACAGTATGATGCATTGTGGTTGTCTCACAAGGATCTTGGATTTATACCTTTGCATGCATGGCCAAATTAAAACAAAACTTATTTAGTAACAGTAAACCATTACAAATAAGgtgcatatatattcttaaatgctTATAGGTAAGCACTCTATAATCCGATAAAATTGAATCATAGAAAGCTATATACAATTACCTTTGATATGATCACGAATAATCGGAAATGCAATTCAAGAAATAGACTTATGTTGCACTTTTATTATTTCCAGCGGCTTTATTTAGAAGATCACTgataatccaaaaaaaaaactttgtttccCGTTTCAGATTCACACAGCTTATGCCAAAAAGGAAGTTATAATCTCAGCTGGTGCCCTGGCGTCCCCCAAACTCTTAATGCTGTCTGGAGTCGGTCCTTCGCCGCATCTGAAACACCACAAGGTTTGTTGCTGTTCTGTCGCTGTTTTGTTTATCGGTTGTTTTCGAGATTAACTTTAGCGTGGAAAGTGTAAATACATCACGGAGAAATCAAACGTAATGcatcatatgtgtatgaatacatatatcgcatatatatacagtgtgtatatgtatatatatatatatatgtatatatatatatatatatatatatatatatatatatatatatatatatatatatatataaacacacacacatatgtacgtatatatatgtatgtatattatatatatataggtatatgtatatgtatatatggctagatatatatgtatttatatctatctgtctatctatatatgtatataatgtacatataatgtatatatgtatgtctctatatatacacacatatatgtatacatatatatatatacatataaatacatacacatacacacacacacacaaacacacacacaaacatatatatgtgtgtgtgtgtgtgtgtgtgtgtgtgtgtgtgtgtgtgtgtgtgtgtgtgtgtgtgtctgtgtgtgtgtctgtgtgtgtgtctgtgtgtgtgtctgtgtgtgtgtgtgtgtgtgtgtgtgtgtgtgtgtgtgtgtgtgtgtgtgtgtgtgtgtgtgtgtgtgtgtgtgtgtgtgtgtgtgtgtgtgtgtgtgtgtgtgtgtgtgtgtgtgtgtgtgtgtgtgtgtgtgtgtgtgtgtgtgtgtgtgtgtgtgtgtgtgtgtgtgtgagtgtgtgtgtctgtgtatgtttgtctgtgtgtgtgtgtgtgtgtgtgtgtgtgtgtgtgtgtgtgtgtgtgtgtttctgtgtgtgtgtgtgtttctgtgtgtgtgtgtgtttgtgtgtgtgtgtgtttgtgtgtgtgtgtttgtgtgtgtgtgtgtgtgtgtgtgtgtgtgtgtgtgtgtgtgtgtgtgtgagtgtgtgtgtgtgtgtgtgtgtgtgtgtgtgtgtgtgtgtgtgtgtgtgtgtgtgtgtgtgtgtgtgtgtgtgtgtgtgtgagtgtgtgtgtgagtgtgtgtgtgtgtgtgtctgtgtgtgtgtctgtgtgtgtgtgtgtgtgtgtgtgtgtgtgtgtgtgtgtgtgtgtgtgtgtgtgtgtgtgtgtgtgtgtgtgtgtgtgagtgtgtgtgtctgtgtatgtttgtctgtgtatgtttgtctgtgtgtgtgtgtgtttgtgtgtgtgtgtgtgtgtgtgtgtgtgtgtgtgtgtgtgtgtgtgtgtgtgtgtgtgtgtgtgtgtgtgtgtgtgtttctgtgtgtgtgtgtgtgtgtgtgtgtgtgtgtgtgtgtgtgtgtgtgtgtgtgtgtgtgtgtgtgtgtgtgtgtgtgtgtgtgtgtgtgtgtgtgtgtatgagtgcaagAGAGTAAATGGAAGCGATTCTTAACGTTATTTTCTCTATGACGCATTGTGAATCAACTGATTGGTTGTTCTTACTTTCCCTTAAACGCAAAAATCGTGTAATGCAAGATCAAAGACGATTTTGATTGACGGCCTCTGAGCATGGGAACGCTGAGCGATAGGTACGGAGTCTCGCTGCCTCTCTGTCACGTTCCGTTCCCGCCCACGCCTTGTCATCGCGCGGGAAGCGACGAAGGGAAGGGCGGGAGATTCTTCGTCGCTTTCAACAAAAATCCTGACAGTAATCAGAGGCTCGACAAATGGCGGAGCtccctgtatacatatatttgtgtgtgtgtttatgtgtgtgtgtatgtgtgtgtgtatgggtgtataaatatatgtatacacacatatacacgtaaattTCTTTGAATTTTGAATAAGCGCCACTTCAAGATATTTTTCACATTCATCTAACAGCTGAAGGTGGTGGCTGACGTACCAGGTGTGGGCCAGAACCTCCAAGATCACCTCGGTGTCTACGGCCTCACCTGGACCATCATGCCCAACAGCGTCGACACCTTGAACAACGTCGCGTCTCTGGAGTCCGTGCAGAGATATGTGCATTATAGAAAAGGTCGGGTGGGTTTTGTgtttaatgagagagagggggatggggaggagggaggagggaggagatggagagggggtaggagagagaggggctaggagagagagggaggaggagggagggaggaggagggagggagggagggagggagggagagagagggagagatggtgggaggtagagatagtgacagagagagagagagagagagagagagagagagagagagagagagagagagagagagagagagagagagagagagagagagagagagagagagagagagagagagagagagagagagagagagagagagagagagagagagagagagagagagagagagagagagagagagagagagagagagagagagagagagagagagagagagagagagagagagagagagagagagagagaagagagagagagagagaaagagagagaaagattctgaaaatcattatacattatacccATGATTATTCACAGAGGCTACTACACCAGTTCAGAGAATATTCATAACAGGATAAAATAAGTTACTCTATACCATCACGCCTATCAATATAACATTTCAACCTCAGCATCACCCATATAACACCTTTTCACGTAACCCAAAACCTCATGAACCACAGGAACATTCTCGGCACCTCTCGGGGACTACGGAAGTGCGTGGGCCAAGGTCACGAAAGACGGCGATCCTTCGTTCCCGGATGTGCAGCTTTATCTCTCGCCCGCAGCTTTTAATATGGACATGGGCCTTTTCTTGCCGCATATATATGGATTTGATAggaatgtatgtattatgtattctttgtttctgttttttttttttttttttttttttttttttttttgggggggggggggcagtttatatatgtttaaagattttaaaaagatATGGGTTTGTATCGTGAAATAGGCCTAGTCGAGGGTATGTTCATAAATTATCGATGTAACAACTATCAactataatacatttatatttcatttacctTAACGTTTTCTTATCTCAGAAATACAGTGATTACGCAAGTCCTCTCTTCGGCCGCGACGGATTCACAATGAACCTTTACCTCTTGAGACCCAAAAGTCGTGGAGCGGTTTCACTTAGGTCGAAAAGGCCTCGAGACCTGCCTGTTATTGATCCCAATTACATGAGCCATCCGTATGATGTGGAAACTCTGATCGAAGGTGTGTGATATTgtgtttaaattattattacctGTGTGACTGTTTTTTTCGAGTTTCTGATAAAGTATGTTGTTTTCACTGATTTTGGTATTATACGGTCTGTTGATATTGTATGATAAGTTTTTCGTGAATTAAGAGTAATTGTAAAATTGCTTTACTTCGGGCTTTAATAAGGTATGTTGTTTATTCTGTTATTGATGATACCAAACCCAATGAACACACACCGTATGAGATTCTTTGTTCAAGAATTTAGATTTATTCCTAAACATAGCTAGTTCAAGACTTATTTCAATAAAAAGCTTTTAGATTATATTCACTGAAATAGTCTTACATAGTTgtgatctttttcttctttcaggaATCCGATTTGCAATAAAAGTGGGAAATTGCACTTCCCTCACAAAGCGGTTCAAGGCCAAGTTTCACGACATGGTGAGATCTGAAACACGTAGCTGTGGGTTGTTAAAAACTATGAAACTTTCTGTAAATCAGTTCCCTGTGTCTCAATGGCGCTTATATGTGAATAGATATTCAAAACATATCACTTATATCTGAAAAGTTATTGGAAACATCTGTTATATATGAAGTATTAAAACATACGAATTATATCTGAATAATTATTTCAATACAATGTAATATCCTTGTCATTGTCAGTTTTAATTTCATGCTGACGTTTTTTCAACTTGATTTCATCATTAGTTACGAAAAGATTAATTTTCTCATCGGAAATTCAACCAAACAGATTGTTCCTGGCTGCGAGGGGATAGTCTTCAACACCAATAGATACTGGGCCTGTTATATCAAGCACATGGCCTCCTCCTTCTGGCATCCTGCAGGCACTTGCAAGATGGGGCCTGACACTGATCCTCTTGCAGTGGTGGACAGTAGACTAAGGTGAGATGTTGGGTATAATCTGCAGGTTTTTCATTGGATGTTTTATCACTTTTGTTTAATCTATATCATGTAAAGTGCGGTATCTTTCTCTagatgttttgttatttttgatgaattagtatatattatattatattatacatatttttggtTTGTTATTATAGCAAAAAATAACCTTTGATTCCCAGGGTGAGAGGTGTGAGAGGTCTCCGTGTCATAGATGCCTCCATAATGCCAGTGGTGGTATCTGGCAACCCCAATGCCCCGGTGATCATGATTGGCGAAAAGGGAGCTGACATGATCAAAGAAGATTGGGGCATGCACGCCCACATGTAGTTCCTGTTAGAGGCTCAGATTCTCTTGTAATTCCGTGTCATAATTCCTCCCTTGAGATGATCTTGTAAATTTCTGCTATGAATGTTCCTATGAGTTTTTAATTTAAGTACAGGTGAATGAATGGTTGATGtttgttaataaatataataactacaTTGTTTTGTGTGATTTGTTGTGTTTATAAGCATCTGCCTGTAGTTGTTGTAGGTAacaagtgataaagataatgatgatgagacagTAAATTAAAAGATATTGATTTTATAATAGCGAATTATAATGATGGTTAGATAAAAACTGATAGCAGCGTCGAGAACAATGACAgtggcaataatcatgataaaatattaatggtgattttaagattgggatgatgatgatcatcatcatccatccatatatctatctacagatatatatacatatatatatctatatctatatctatatctatttatctatctatctttatcagtcTGATTCTGTCTATAATAGTTATGTATCTAgttgtttacatattcattctctttctctctctatcaacctatctatagatatatttgtctgtcttccccccccctctctctctttctctctttccctgcttccctttctcccttcctccttcatatcttccctccatccctccctctctgataGTAAGAAAAACAAGTGTGAGCATTTAATCAAaagtcacaaaaaaacaaaatagcatgttacccctaaaaaaaataatactttttgtaatattttgtaatatcTGGCACTAATCCTCTTGAGTGTGTGTAACTGAACAGACTCTAGTACTCATTCTGGACATTAATATTTACCTACTTTCCAGACTTAATGGATGTCAAGCCCTCACAGCTAGACATCCTGCTCATGGCTTTGAAATTCTATTTGCTAAATGATTTCTTTTCTTGCTGTTTAGATGGCGACAATAATTCTTCGCCAGTAACATTAAGTGTTCTGCATGtactattttttccctcttagagttttcttttctttctttctcccttcttttgtaAGGTTCTAGCctagtaaagtttttttttctctaattacaAGTTAATTTACCATCTGCCTTTCCAGCATTTCTGTAGTTCAAATTCAATTCCTCAGACTGACCTTATCCCTTTCTGTCATTCACTCAAACAGCATACCTCAAATTTTCCTTGGAGAGAATTTGCTATTCAGATTGCCAAATGAACTTCAAACAAATTCATGTTTCCTCAAATTTAATCACAAACATTATTAACTGTTGAACTCTTCATACCCTCAAATAAAAATTTAGTTGCTCATGCATAGCATATTGTTCTCATATCTCCTGATTAGTTTTTTTTGCCATTGATGAGTGTGGTTCCACCGCTAACTACTTAATATGatgtcttttccctttccttacagTTGAGTCTCTCTTATACCACTTCAAagatttttccatttcttcttctataCATCCTACCACAAACAGCATATGCCTGCTTTGACAGGaccaaaaaaaaagtaaggagtaTGGTGCTGTCCACCTTTTGCAGAGATTTTTAGGATTGCTgtgagactctctgtatgatccactcatacacacaaactcacacacacaaccctttCCACATGGCTCGGGCAGGTCAACCTCAGGCCCGGGGCTGGCCTGAACCTACAACACTCGAGTCAGTAGCTGGGCACTCTCCCAGCTGAGCCATGCCAACAGACTGTCTCCTGACAAAATAGCTATTTGGAGATCATCAGCCTTAGTTGCTTACTTCTTCACATCTacatgtctcttcctcctttagtTTTTGCTCATCTCTGAACAGATCAGGTTGCTGTACATAAAAATGGATTATGTTAAGTTTTAATATCAATATGGGTTACATATCAATTTTCAAAATATAGTATATCagttaaatgaagaagaagaagaagaagaagaaaaaaaaaagtttatatggacatgcacatgcacacgtacacatatacacacaatatttatatatacatgtatatatgtatgtatgtatatatgtatatatattttatatatatatatatatatatatatatatattatatatatatatatatatatatgtacttttttttatatatttatatatttatatatttatacgtatatgcatatttatatgtatgtgtgcaaatatatatatatatatatatatatatatatatatatatatatatatatatatatatatatatatatatatagtgtgtgtgtgtggcccctGACAAAAAATCCCAGTCGGTTTGTCAACATATTACTTTCCCTCACAAGTGAAACAtcaaaaagatattaaaaaagtaaaaaatcaaaaaagatataaaaaaactgaaaaaaattgaCATTTCTGTGACCATTTAAACCCCAAGGTCTTTCCATATCCCCATGCTGCCTTGGAGAGAATGGGATAAACACAAAGAAACTTAcaatctggaaaaaaaatcacagggGTCAAGTTTATAACAAAGTCCCTTATAACTGCTCTGccattttcttgatttctttcctCAAAATCTTGCCACTTGCATTTTTAGGAATGGCATCCATGAAGACTACTCCACCGTGCAAGTGCTTGTGGTTGCTCACTTTACCTGGAAGAAATGTAGCTAATTTAGACAGGTGGGAAAACACTAACATCACAGTAATGAAGaatgttactataataatacATTCTAAGTTCTTTTTCTTACAGGATTTGCCTCATATTCAGTCATTACTATAATCAGGTGTATTCATCTAGTTTCAGAGTGCAcacagtcattaaaaaaaaaaataaataaataaataaaaaaaaaaaaaaataaatactggtTGAGGAGAATATTTGgattatactaatgatagtgagatTCAAAATTTTCAGAATGCATATAAAACAGTGAAA of the Penaeus chinensis breed Huanghai No. 1 chromosome 18, ASM1920278v2, whole genome shotgun sequence genome contains:
- the LOC125034597 gene encoding glucose dehydrogenase [FAD, quinone]-like; the encoded protein is MINRFNFVPTAMTMATLLPMLRLLLSGILQETQQARRDFEPPRHLARYYDFIVVGSGSGGSVTASRLSEVPEWKVLVLEAGGLPPQESYVPGLVGLGYFRGNNNWDYVTEPQRHGLKNFVERRGTIPHARVLGGSTTTNGMLYVRGNRLDFDHWADFGNPGWDYDSVLYYFKKAEDYRGIPTNETEQYHGRGGPLVVTPEPKTGKLAQAFLYAGMELGFHVVDPNGREQIGFAKPEYTICGGLRCSVAQAYLRPALRRNPNLHVLYDAFVYRLAKYNKIQNPCMEITYNTNKILQVLFNKHKRAIGVQYAYRGRIHTAYAKKEVIISAGALASPKLLMLSGVGPSPHLKHHKLKVVADVPGVGQNLQDHLGVYGLTWTIMPNSVDTLNNVASLESVQRYVHYRKGTFSAPLGDYGSAWAKVTKDGDPSFPDVQLYLSPAAFNMDMGLFLPHIYGFDRNKYSDYASPLFGRDGFTMNLYLLRPKSRGAVSLRSKRPRDLPVIDPNYMSHPYDVETLIEGIRFAIKVGNCTSLTKRFKAKFHDMIVPGCEGIVFNTNRYWACYIKHMASSFWHPAGTCKMGPDTDPLAVVDSRLRVRGVRGLRVIDASIMPVVVSGNPNAPVIMIGEKGADMIKEDWGMHAHM